A genomic region of Vitis vinifera cultivar Pinot Noir 40024 chromosome 7, ASM3070453v1 contains the following coding sequences:
- the LOC100243538 gene encoding pentatricopeptide repeat-containing protein At1g02370, mitochondrial: MMARNPNRLISAGAGLARRLCTAAAATEPEEVAVQAASRSVRQPRLYHRLSALGATGGSVADTLNEHIKEGKLIAKHELSSCIKQLRKYRQFQHALEIMDWMENRKIFFSYADYAVRLDLLSKTKGLATAEEYFNNLSPSAKNLLTYGTLLNCYCKEKMEEKALALFEKMDELNFASTSLTFNNLMSLHMRLGKPEMVPPLVDEMKKRSISPDTFTYNILMQSYARLNDIEGAERVLEEIKRENEDKLSWTTYSNLAAVYVNARLFEKAELALKKLEEEMGFHDRLAYHFLISLYAGINNLSEVNRVWNSLKSAFPKTNNMSYFIMLQALANLNDVDGLKICFEEWKSSCFSFDVRLANVAVRAFLGWDMIKDAESILYEAVKRSSGPFYTALDMFMAHHLKVREIDTALKYMEAAASEVKNNEWQPAPERVLAFLKYFEEEKDVEGAEKFCKILKNISGLDSNAYQLLLQT; this comes from the exons ATGATGGCAAGGAACCCTAACCGTTTGATCTCCGCCGGAGCTGGGCTCGCGAGAAGGCTCTGTACTGCGGCAGCGGCGACGGAGCCGGAGGAGGTGGCGGTGCAGGCGGCGAGCCGAAGTGTAAGACAACCGCGGCTCTATCATCGGTTGTCAGCTTTGGGAGCCACCGGCGGGAGTGTGGCAGATACGTTAAACGAGCACATCAAGGAGGGAAAATTAATTGCAAAGCATGAGCTCTCAAGTTGCATCAAGCAGCTGCGGAAGTACCGTCAGTTCCAGCATGCACTTGAG ATAATGGATTGGATGGAGAATAGGAAGATTTTCTTCTCCTATGCTGACTATGCAGTACGCCTGGATCTTTTATCAAAAACCAAGGGGTTAGCCACAGCTGAGGAATACTTCAACAACCTCTCACCATCAGCAAAGAACCTATTAACTTATGGAACTCTTCTAAACTGCTATtgcaaagaaaaaatggaagagaaggCATTGGCTCTCTTTGAGAAGATGGATGAATTGAACTTTGCTTCTACTTCTTTGACGTTTAACAATCTAATGTCCCTACATATGAGATTGGGCAAGCCAGAGATGGTTCCTCCCCTAGTAGATGAAATGAAGAAGAGGAGCATCTCTCCAGACACCTTTACTTATAATATCTTGATGCAGAGCTATGCACGTTTAAATGATATCGAGGGTGCAGAGAGAGTTTTAGAGGAGATTAAAAGGGAGAATGAAGACAAGCTCAGTTGGACAACTTATAGTAACCTTGCTGCAGTTTATGTCAATGCTAGGCTTTTTGAGAAAGCGGAGTTAGCTCTTAAAAAGCTAGAGGAAGAGATGGGCTTTCATGACCGTCTGGCTTACCATTTTCTTATTAGTCTTTATGCTGGCATTAATAATCTTAGTGAGGTTAATCGGGTATGGAATTCTTTGAAGTcagcttttccaaaaactaataATATGAGCTATTTCATTATGCTTCAGGCTCTTGCTAACCTTAATGATGTGGATGgcttaaaaatttgttttgaggAATGGAAGTCAAGTTGCTTCAGTTTTGATGTGAGGTTAGCAAATGTTGCCGTTAGGGCTTTCCTAGGATGGGATATGATCAAAGATGCTGAATCAATCCTTTATGAGGCTGTTAAGAGATCTTCAGGACCCTTTTATACTGCACTGGACATGTTCATGGCTCACCACTTGAAGGTCCGTGAAATTGATACGGCTCTGAAATACATGGAAGCAGCTGCTTCTGAAGTAAAGAACAATGAATGGCAGCCAGCCCCAGAACGAGTACTGGCATTTCTGAAGTATTTTGAGGAAGAGAAAGATGTGGAGGGTGCTGAGAAGTTCTGCAAGATCTTAAAGAACATCAGTGGTCTTGATTCAAATGCCTACCAACTTTTGCTTCAAACTTAA
- the LOC100265864 gene encoding receptor-like protein kinase ANXUR1: MHINNTHILLSLLCLSLALNFHNAVSADSLILSCGSASGGTDADGRKWVSDSAYLVSDESISATAQSQDPSLPSPVPYMSARIFSAESSYKFSVKTNQRYWLRLHFYPSTYSSLDPADAYFSAVAGGVTLMTNFSASITAQALTQAYIVREYSLAPMDFEILNVTFKPSDQHKGSYAFVNGIELVPIPDLFDKASMVGFSDQSLDVGTANVQTMFRLNVGGQYIPASNDSGLTRTWYDDSPYLYGAAFGVTSEASDKLKIQYQGMEDYVAPVDVYRTSRSMGPDPKLNQNFNLTWVFQVDGNFTYLVRLHFCEFILNKINQRVFDIYVNNQTAMASADVIAWTGSKAVPTYKDYSVYVTDGTGDEELWVALHPSIAVKPEYYDSLLNGLEVFKISNANKSLAGPNPTPSDMLVKAEAARSFASNTKSSNSVIGVSAGGIAAAGLAAAVCIVLYQRKNRQPGTDSRTTSWLPLYGNSHSTASKSTISGRSTASSHVSTMAASLCRHFSLPEIKHATKNFDENLVIGVGGFGKVYKGIIDGGTKVAIKRSNPSSEQGVNEFQTEIEMLSKLRHRHLVSLIGYCEEDGEMALVYDYMAHGTLREHLYKSNKPHLSWKQRLEICIGAARGLHYLHTGAKYTIIHRDVKTTNILVDEKWVAKVSDFGLSKTGPDINQNHVSTVVKGSFGYLDPEYFRRQQLTEKSDVYSFGVVLFEVLCARPALNPSLPKEQVSLADWALHCQKKGILEDIIDPHLKGTINPECLKKFADTAEKCLSDHGLDRPSMGDILWNLEFALQLQENPDGAKAVSERENPEEFNHNNIMGMHRNMLSLGSDDSDMNEVSDDLNGSEVFSQIVKPKGR, from the coding sequence ATGCACATCAACAACACCCACATTTTGCTTTCTCTTCTTTGTTTGTCTCTTGCTTTAAATTTTCACAATGCGGTGAGCGCAGATTCATTGATCCTCAGCTGTGGCTCCGCCAGTGGTGGTACTGATGCTGATGGAAGAAAATGGGTATCAGATTCGGCTTACCTTGTTTCGGATGAATCGATTTCGGCCACAGCCCAATCCCAAGACCCTTCACTTCCTTCTCCAGTACCGTACATGTCTGCAAGGATTTTCTCAGCCGAGTCTTCGTATAAATTTTCGGTTAAGACCAATCAGCGTTACTGGCTTAGACTCCATTTTTACCCATCAACTTATAGCTCCCTAGATCCTGCAGATGCCTATTTCTCAGCTGTTGCAGGTGGTGTTACGCTCATGACCAATTTCAGTGCTTCAATCACAGCTCAAGCTCTTACACAGGCTTACATTGTCAGAGAATATTCTCTGGCTCCCATGGATTTCGAGATCCTCAATGTCACCTTCAAGCCTTCTGATCAGCATAAGGGATCTTACGCTTTTGTGAATGGAATCGAGCTGGTTCCAATCCCAGATTTGTTTGACAAGGCATCAATGGTGGGTTTTTCAGACCAATCTCTTGATGTCGGGACTGCCAATGTGCAGACAATGTTCAGATTAAATGTTGGTGGGCAGTACATTCCTGCGAGTAATGACTCGGGTCTTACCCGGACTTGGTATGATGATTCGCCATACTTGTATGGTGCTGCTTTTGGGGTCACCTCTGAGGCTTCTGATAAGCTGAAAATCCAGTATCAGGGTATGGAAGATTATGTAGCTCCAGTTGATGTGTATAGAACATCAAGATCAATGGGCCCAGATCCTAAACTCAACCAGAATTTCAATCTAACATGGGTGTTCCAGGTTGATGGGAACTTCACCTACCTTGTGAGGCTCCATTTCTGTGAGTTCATACTGAATAAGATCAATCAGAGAGTATTTGATATATACGTGAACAATCAAACTGCAATGGCATCAGCCGATGTCATCGCCTGGACAGGATCAAAGGCAGTTCCCACCTACAAAGATTACTCGGTATATGTTACAGATGGCACAGGCGATGAGGAGCTTTGGGTGGCTCTTCACCCGTCCATCGCGGTGAAGCCTGAATACTACGATTCGCTTCTGAATGGACTCGAGGTATTCAAGATCAGCAACGCCAATAAAAGCTTGGCTGGCCCCAACCCCACGCCATCAGACATGCTTGTTAAGGCCGAGGCAGCAAGGTCTTTTGCATCAAATACCAAGAGTAGTAATTCAGTCATCGGTGTATCTGCAGGTGGAATAGCTGCAGCAGGCCTAGCAGCTGCAGTATGCATAGTTCTGTACCAAAGGAAGAACAGACAGCCAGGGACGGACAGCCGCACGACAAGCTGGCTGCCACTTTACGGGAACTCCCATTCCACGGCGAGCAAATCTACGATTTCAGGCCGAAGCACTGCTAGTAGCCATGTCTCAACCATGGCAGCAAGTCTCTGTCGCCACTTCTCCTTGCCGGAGATAAAGCACGCTACAAAGAACTTCGATGAGAACCTTGTCATAGGAGTTGGAGGATTCGGGAAAGTTTACAAGGGTATCATAGATGGAGGGACCAAAGTGGCTATCAAACGGTCGAATCCATCATCAGAACAAGGAGTCAATGAGTTCCAGACCGAAATTGAGATGCTTTCAAAGCTGAGGCACAGGCATTTGGTCTCTCTGATAGGCTACTGTGAAGAGGACGGTGAAATGGCTTTGGTCTATGACTACATGGCGCATGGAACCTTGAGGGAGCATCTCTATAAGAGCAACAAGCCTCATCTGTCATGGAAACAAAGGCTGGAGATTTGTATTGGGGCTGCAAGGGGGCTTCACTACCTTCACACTGGGGCGAAGTACACCATCATTCACAGGGATGTGAAGACTACCAACATTCTTGTGGATGAGAAGTGGGTTGCCAAAGTTTCGGATTTCGGGCTTTCGAAAACAGGTCCTGATATCAATCAGAACCATGTTAGTACAGTGGTAAAGGGCAGCTTCGGGTACCTGGATCCAGAATATTTCCGCAGGCAACAACTGACTGAGAAATCTGATGTCTACTCATTTGGGGTTGTCCTCTTCGAGGTCTTGTGCGCAAGGCCCGCTCTCAATCCTAGCCTTCCAAAGGAACAAGTCAGTCTTGCAGACTGGGCTCTACATTGCCAGAAAAAGGGAATTCTGGAAGATATCATCGATCCCCATCTCAAGGGAACGATCAATCCAGAGTGCTTGAAGAAGTTTGCAGACACGGCTGAGAAGTGCTTGTCTGATCATGGGCTTGACAGACCCTCCATGGGTGATATCTTGTGGAACCTTGAGTTTGCTCTCCAGCTGCAGGAAAACCCTGATGGTGCAAAAGCAGTTTCAGAGCGTGAAAATCCTGAAGAATTCAACCACAATAATATCATGGGGATGCATCGAAACATGCTGAGTCTTGGAAGTGATGATTCTGACATGAACGAGGTATCAGATGACTTGAATGGTAGTGAAGTCTTCTCACAGATTGTCAAACCAAAAGGGCGATAA